Below is a window of Haloterrigena alkaliphila DNA.
AGTGGCCACGAGGTGGTCCTCGAGGTTCTGATCGCGCATCAGTTCCTCGCGACAGAGCGGACACTCGAGCGGTGTTCTGGTCGCCATACGCCTCCCACGGGCCGCACGAGCAAAAGACTGGAGCGCGCACGTTCGGCCCTCGCCGCAGACCGGTCCCCGATCACTGGAACGGTCCGATCCCGGAGTCACTGGTGCGGGGGCGATTCCGGAGACGCGTCGTCCGACCGCGATCACGGCGCTCGAGCGGCCTCGTCGTCATCGTTCCGGACCCGAAACACGTTGGGAGTACGGTGATCCCAGTGGACGTTCGTCGTGACGATATGGCAATCACGAGCAAGCAGAAGGCGGTCGTGGCCTGTACCGGCTGTAGCGCGATTCTCCCCGCCGAGGTGCTCGAGGATGGGGCGTTCACGCCGATAGGATCAGAGGACGAGTGCGCCTGCGGCGCGTCGACGTTCCGCCGACTTCGCTGAGCGCGGCTCACGAATCGTGGTCTTCGCGACGGCCCGTGGGAAGCGCCGTCCGGAGCAGGTCGCGGTCGTAGCGGTCCGTCCGGAACAGCCCCAGACAGAACAGGCCGGCGACGCCGGCCGCGAGCCAGTTCCCGTAGAGAAGGTTGATCCCGCCCCAGAGCAACACGAAGCTCACCAGATCGTCGAGGACGAACTCGCAGGTCCGCACGCGCTCGAGCAGCGCCGCGCGGTCGAAGGCGAGGTCGACGAGCACGACGGCGACGGTCCCCGAGAGGAGCCAGCCCGCGTAGTTCGACGCGGGCACGCCGTAGTAGTCCCCCGGCGGTAGGTACTCCCAGAAGCCGATAGCGACGGCGCCGGGGTCGAGCACGAGGTCCACGGCGACGACCGCTGCGACGGCCGCCGGAATCCGGACCAGCGCCGTCGCGGTCCGTTCCTCGAACGCCAGCAGCGTCAGCAGGTAGGCGTTCAGCACCAGCGGCACGAAGAATAGCGGCAGGGCCAGCGGGATCTCCCCGAACAGCATCGGTCCGAGTTCGATCCCGTACGCGAAGGCGCCGTAGGGCCAGTCGGTTCGCACCCCGACGAACTCGACCGCGTACGTGTACGCCGTCAGGAGTCCCAGCGCGGCGAGCGCTCGCCGGTCGATCCGCGGGAGCAGGCCGACGACCAGCGGCGAGCGCATTACCAGCGTTCCGAACAGGATCAGTAGCGGGTTGAACGCGAGCGGGACGGGAACGAACCCCTCGGCGCTCGCGACCAGCGTCACCGCGCCGACGACCGGGAAGACGACGGCGATCGTGAACCGGTTCTCCCGGATCAGGGCCTCGAGGCGCCGCTGGACGGCCGCGCGTCGCTCGTCGACCTCGGTGCCGGCGTCGGCGTCAGTGGCGTCGGCATCAGTGTCGTCGGCGTCAGTGGCCTCAGCATCGGTGGCGCTGGCGTCGGTGGCGCCGGTCTCG
It encodes the following:
- the cruF gene encoding bisanhydrobacterioruberin hydratase, which codes for MADPGDAAGTDGDAATDASATDAETGATDASATDAEATDADDTDADATDADAGTEVDERRAAVQRRLEALIRENRFTIAVVFPVVGAVTLVASAEGFVPVPLAFNPLLILFGTLVMRSPLVVGLLPRIDRRALAALGLLTAYTYAVEFVGVRTDWPYGAFAYGIELGPMLFGEIPLALPLFFVPLVLNAYLLTLLAFEERTATALVRIPAAVAAVVAVDLVLDPGAVAIGFWEYLPPGDYYGVPASNYAGWLLSGTVAVVLVDLAFDRAALLERVRTCEFVLDDLVSFVLLWGGINLLYGNWLAAGVAGLFCLGLFRTDRYDRDLLRTALPTGRREDHDS